A genomic stretch from Setaria viridis chromosome 1, Setaria_viridis_v4.0, whole genome shotgun sequence includes:
- the LOC117852852 gene encoding protein ORANGE, chloroplastic, with protein sequence MSSLAAPPAAPPPERVRLLVAAPPSRARPPGRGLHCAVRGTAGGGPGAGCGRRQLVLQRCSPAGESRVAGDGGVSSFCIIEGPETIEDFVQMQSHEIQNNIKSRRNKIFLLMEEVRRLRVQQRIRTSESKGPSSEENEMPEIPSTIPFMPHASAKTMKQLYMTSFSVISGIIIFGGLIAPVLELKLGLGGTSYEDFIRTLHLPLQLSQVDPIVASFSGGAVGVISALMLVEVRNVRQQEKKRCTYCHGTGYLPCARCSASGMLLSTKPFSLSGNNMRSMNGRCQSCSGAGKVMCPTCLCTGMAMASEHDPRIDPFD encoded by the exons ATGTCCTCCCTCGCTGCACCGCCGGCGGCCCCGCCACCGGAGAGGGTGCGCCTGCTCGTAGCGGCGCCTCCCTCGCGTGCCCGTCCTCCGGGTCGGGGGTTGCATTGCGCGGTGCGGGGAACGGCAGGGGGAGGACCCGGTGccgggtgcggccggcggcagctggTGCTGCAGCGGTGCTCCCCGGCCGGCGAGTCCAgggtggccggcgacggcggcgtctcCAG CTTTTGTATAATTGAAGGTCCAGAGACAATCGAGGACTTTGTTCAGATGCAATCGCATGAGATTCAAAACAACATCAAGAGCCGCCGCAACAAAATTTTCCTTCTAATGGAAGAG GTCAGACGATTGCGAGTGCAGCAGCGAATCCGAACTTCTGAAAGCAAAGGTCCCAGTAGTGAAGAAAATGAAATGCCTGAGATTCCATCAACTATTCCATTTATGCCTCATGCG TCAGCAAAGACAATGAAGCAACTCTATATGACATCATTCTCTGTCATATCTGGGATAATCATATTTGGAGGCTTGATAGCCCCAGTA CTTGAACTGAAATTAGGGCTTGGAGGTACATCTTATGAAGATTTTATACGGACCTTGCACTTGCCTCTTCAATTGAG TCAGGTAGACCCCATAGTGGCATCCTTTTCAGGTGGCGCGGTTGGCGTTATCTCAGCTTTAATGTTGGTTGAAGTGAGAAACGTCAGGcaacaagagaagaaaagatGCACATATTGCCATGGGACTG GATACTTGCCGTGTGCTCGCTGTTCTGCTAGCGGGATGTTATTGAGCACAAAGCCTTTTTCACTATCAGGGAATAATATGCGGTCAATGAATGGAAGGTGTCAGAGTTGTTCAGGAGCTGGAAAG GTTATGTGCCCGACATGCTTGTGCACAGGAATGGCGATGGCAAGCGAGCATGATCCACGGATAGATCCCTTTGATTAG
- the LOC117852863 gene encoding small ribosomal subunit protein uS11y: MSGRKKTREPKEENVTLGPAVREGEYVFGVAHIFASFNDTFIHVTDLSGRETLVRITGGMKVKADRDESSPYAAMLASQDVAQRCKELGITALHIKLRATGGNKTKTPGPGAQSALRALARSGMKIGRIEDVTPVPTDSTRRKGGRRGRRL; encoded by the exons ATG TCCGGAAGGAAGAAGACGCGGGAGCCCAAGGAGGAGAACGTGACGCTCGGCCCCGCCGTCCGCGAGGGGGAGTATGTCTTCGGCGTCGCGCACATCTTCGCCTCCTTCAACGACACCTTCATC CATGTGACGGATCTGTCCGGGAGGGAGACGCTCGTCCGCATCACTG GTGGAATGAAGGTTAAAGCTGATCGTGATGAGTCGTCACCTTACGCTGCTATGCTTGCCTCACAGGATGTTGCTCAAAGATGCAAG GAGCTTGGGATTACTGCTCTGCACATTAAGCTCCGTGCTACTGGTGGAAACAAGACCAAAACTCCAGGTCCTGGTGCTCAGTCTGCTCTTAGAGCTCTTGCTCGATCTGGCATGAAGATTGGTCGTATTG AGGATGTCACCCCAGTCCCAACTGACAGCACACGCAGAAAGGGTGGCAGGAGGGGAAGGAGGCTGTAA
- the LOC117836527 gene encoding LOW QUALITY PROTEIN: cysteine and histidine-rich domain-containing protein RAR1 (The sequence of the model RefSeq protein was modified relative to this genomic sequence to represent the inferred CDS: inserted 1 base in 1 codon) — protein MRQGLDSGATEIFRLFQSEQREXGEGAPAMSTATEAAKSGTAARVRCQRIGCDAMFTDDDNPEGSCQYHPSAPLFHDGMKEWSCCKQRSHDFSLFLAIPGCTTGKHTTEKTVTKAVSANPPKATPIQSSKQGVGADGCARCRQGFFCSDHGSQPKVQKPAATNDTKKEPVEKSSVPPPKKRIDINEPRTCKNKGCGKSYKEKDNHDSACNYHPGPAVFHDRMRGWKCCDIHVKEFDEFMEIPPCTKGWHNADAV, from the exons ATGCGGCAGGGTCTAGACTCTGGAGCGACCGAGATCTTTCGACTTTTCCAGAGCGAGCAGAGGG ACGGGGAGGGGGCGCCGGCGAtgtcgacggcgacggaggcggcgaagaGCGGCACCGCGGCGCGGGTGCGTTGCCAACGGATCGGCTGCGACGCCATGTTCACCGACGACGACAACCCCGAGGGCTCCTGCCAATACCATCCCTCC GCA CCTTTATTTCATGACGGCATGAAAGAGTGGAGCTGCTGCAAGCAACGAAGCCATGATTTTAGCTTATTTTTGGCAATACCAGG ATGCACAACAGGGAAGCATACGACTGAAAAAACAGTCACAAAAGCTGTTTCTGCAAACCCTCCCAAGGCCACACCAATCCAGTCTTCTAAGCAGGGTGTAGGAGCCGATGGCTGCGCAAGGTGTCGTCAGGGTTTCTTTTGCTCCGACCATG GATCGCAGCCCAAGGTACAAAAACCAGCTGCTACCAACGATACAAAGAAGGAACCTGTTGAAAAATCCTCGGTTCCACCTCCAAAGAAAAGGATTGATATAAATGAACCAAGAACATGTAAAAATAAAGGATGCGGTAAATCCTACAAGGAGAAGGATAACCATGACTCTGCATGCAATTACCATCCAGGTCCTGCAGTTTTCCATGACAGGATGAGAGGG TGGAAATGTTGTGACATTCATGTCAAGGAGTTTGATGAGTTTATGGAGATACCTCCATGCACCAAGGGCTGGCATAATGCTGATGCCGTGTGA
- the LOC117836538 gene encoding uncharacterized protein: protein MAPRLTLVGAHLLLLVLAVSGEGDAPRLRGSVACLDCAAGHDLSGVVVAVKCAGDGGGAGALHAAETDGLGAFDMAMPAAVSSSGASGATPCAARVLGATEQLCAPRGLAVARVVPARAPGSSSSSHFALGSRLAVFTRCRQTTGGGSAAATTMDAPDRQQGDAPRVAAPRRPMPPAMQTPPVVSAPPRAGGNGSPPFGMGGGLPLIYFFPFIPIIGIP from the exons ATGGCTCCCCGCCTCACCCTCGTCGGggcgcacctcctcctcctcgttctcGCCGTGTCGGGCGAGGGCGACGCGCcccgcctccgcggctccgtCGCCTGCCTCGACTGCGCCGCGGGACACGACCTCTCCG GTGTGGTGGTCGCGGTGAAATGcgccggtgacggcggcggcgcgggcgccctCCACGCGGCGGAGACCGACGGCCTCGGCGCTTTCGACATGGCCATGCCAGCGGCGGTGTCGTCGTCCGGAGCCTCCGGCGCCACGCCGTGCGCGGCGAGGGTCCTCGGCGCCACGGAGCAGCTCTGCGCGCCGCGGGGGCTCGCGGTGGCGCGCGTCGTCCCGGCCCGGGcacccggctcctcctcctcctcacactTCGCGCTGGGCTCCCGCCTCGCCGTCTTCACGAGGTGCCGTCAAACtaccggcggcggctcggctgcCGCGACGACCATGGACGCCCCTGACCGGCAGCAGGGGGACGCcccgcgggtggcggcgccaAGAAGGCCCATGCCCCCGGCAATGCAGACGCCGCCGGTAGTGAGCGCTCCCCCGCGCGCTGGAGGGAACGGCAGCCCGCCCTTCGGCATGGGAGGGGGACTGCCGCTCATCTACTTCTTCCCGTTCATCCCCATCATCGGGATCCCCTGA
- the LOC140221647 gene encoding probable carboxylesterase 18, whose amino-acid sequence MSSHLRLWAVAPQSAACSAHVFVDYLTSTGLPDLVVPVDLSHYFLAKDSAGGNLTHHVTQHWTAAPSSPICIASIILLQPYFGGEKRTPIEMRMEGVAPVANMRRSDWVWKAFLPEGSNRNHLAAHVTGEAGMEPGWRHR is encoded by the exons ATGTCGAGTCACCTGcggctgtgggctgtggctccGCAGTCCGCTGCGTGCTCTGCTCACGTCTTTGTCGAT TACCTCACCTCCACCGGCCTCCCTGACCTCGTCGTCCCAGTCGACCTCTCCCACTACTTCCTCGCTAAGGACAGCGCGGGCGGCAACCTCACCCACCACGTCACGCAACACTGGACAgccgctccctcctcccccatcTGCATCGCCAGCATCATCCTGCTGCAGCCGTACTTTGGCGGCGAGAAGCGCACTCCAATTGAGATGAGGATGGAGGGCGTGGCGCCAGTGGCGAACATGCGACGCTCGGACTGGGTGTGGAAGGCGTTCCTGCCGGAGGGCTCCAACCGGAACCACCTAGCCGCGCACGTCACTGGCGAGGCCGGCATGGAGCCCGGGTGGCGCCATCGCtaa